The Haloplanus sp. CK5-1 genome contains a region encoding:
- a CDS encoding 2'-5' RNA ligase family protein — protein MYSLNVPVPGRVERLAADLLPELTAFDRIRDRHSLVCKRFEADEDGYHRLRERLRDALSPAPAFEATVTGIDAFETPTHGPGPVVYLAVESPGLYDLHARLVEAFGAVDDDLEGEAYVPHVTLARGGDAAAVHDALVRLRGTDSDPVTWTVSELDLWSRTRREAAWTVSLPRP, from the coding sequence GTGTACAGCCTCAACGTCCCGGTCCCGGGTCGTGTCGAACGCCTCGCGGCCGACCTGCTGCCCGAACTGACGGCGTTCGACCGGATCCGCGACCGGCACAGCCTCGTCTGCAAGCGGTTCGAGGCCGACGAGGACGGCTACCACCGCCTCCGGGAGCGCCTCCGCGACGCGCTCTCGCCGGCCCCGGCGTTCGAGGCGACGGTGACGGGGATCGACGCCTTCGAGACGCCGACCCACGGCCCCGGCCCGGTCGTCTACCTCGCCGTCGAGAGCCCCGGACTCTACGACCTCCACGCCCGACTGGTCGAGGCGTTCGGCGCCGTCGACGACGACCTGGAGGGCGAGGCGTACGTCCCGCACGTCACCCTCGCCCGCGGCGGCGACGCCGCGGCGGTCCACGACGCCCTCGTCCGACTCCGCGGGACCGACTCCGACCCGGTTACGTGGACGGTGTCGGAGCTCGACCTCTGGAGTCGCACCCGGCGCGAGGCGGCGTGGACGGTCTCACTCCCACGGCCCTAG
- the cobA gene encoding uroporphyrinogen-III C-methyltransferase, with translation MSTTTTGTVYLVGAGPGDPELMTVKARRLLDEADVVLHDSLVGDGVIESIPDATRVEHVGKRADGERTPQAEINDHLVREARAGNDVVRLKGGDPTIFARGGEEAEHLARHGVPFEVVPGITSAIAAPGGAGIPPTHRDHASTLAVVTGHEDPSKADSALDWGALSDLVAAGGTLVILMGVSRLPDNAAALRAGGVDPETPVAMVERSTLPDERTVTGTLDTIVDRARDAGIDPPAVTVVGQVVDVRETVAHCLGAGDASDTVADGPFTTDFEVAEVNRQ, from the coding sequence ATGAGTACTACGACCACCGGCACGGTGTATCTCGTCGGGGCCGGCCCGGGCGACCCCGAACTCATGACGGTGAAGGCCCGACGGCTTCTCGACGAGGCGGACGTCGTCCTCCACGACTCGCTCGTGGGCGACGGCGTGATCGAATCGATCCCCGACGCCACCCGCGTCGAACACGTGGGCAAGCGCGCCGACGGCGAGCGGACGCCACAGGCGGAGATCAACGACCACCTCGTCCGCGAGGCGCGCGCGGGCAACGACGTCGTCCGCCTCAAGGGCGGCGACCCGACCATCTTCGCCCGCGGGGGCGAGGAGGCCGAACACCTCGCGCGCCACGGCGTCCCCTTCGAAGTCGTCCCGGGCATCACCAGCGCCATCGCCGCGCCCGGGGGCGCCGGCATCCCGCCGACCCACCGCGACCACGCCTCGACGCTCGCGGTCGTCACCGGCCACGAGGACCCCTCGAAGGCCGACAGCGCCCTCGACTGGGGCGCGCTCTCCGACCTCGTCGCCGCCGGTGGGACGCTGGTGATCCTGATGGGCGTTTCCCGCCTCCCCGACAACGCCGCCGCCCTCCGTGCGGGGGGTGTCGACCCCGAGACACCCGTCGCGATGGTCGAGCGGTCGACCCTGCCCGACGAGCGAACCGTCACGGGGACCCTCGACACCATCGTCGACCGCGCCCGGGACGCCGGGATCGACCCCCCTGCCGTCACCGTCGTCGGTCAGGTCGTCGACGTCCGCGAGACGGTCGCACACTGCCTCGGCGCGGGCGACGCGAGCGACACGGTGGCCGACGGCCCTTTTACGACCGACTTCGAAGTCGCGGAGGTGAACCGACAGTGA
- a CDS encoding ferredoxin, producing the protein MSDDDVIRPSEVGGDGAPPVETKPYKVIFEANKCIGTGKCAEVSSNWDLDLDTGLARPRTYYVGEEELAHNVRAAEVCPAKKGRGVIHVIDRRTDEELAPDPEGDGTLSVDW; encoded by the coding sequence ATGAGCGACGACGACGTCATCCGGCCGAGCGAAGTCGGCGGCGACGGCGCCCCGCCCGTCGAGACCAAACCGTACAAGGTCATCTTCGAGGCCAACAAGTGCATCGGCACCGGCAAGTGCGCCGAGGTGTCGTCGAACTGGGACCTCGACCTCGACACCGGGCTGGCGCGCCCCCGGACCTACTACGTCGGCGAGGAGGAACTGGCCCACAACGTCCGCGCTGCGGAGGTCTGCCCGGCCAAGAAGGGCAGGGGGGTCATCCACGTGATCGACCGCCGGACCGACGAAGAGCTCGCTCCCGACCCCGAGGGTGACGGCACGCTGAGTGTCGACTGGTGA
- a CDS encoding bifunctional precorrin-2 dehydrogenase/sirohydrochlorin ferrochelatase — MIPLVHDFEGEVVLIFGGGPVGARKARRFAEEARVVVVSPTFADEAFGGSEFVRAAPDPADVPAWIEAADPALVVAATDDDVLNAAVGRAASEAGILVNRADRSGGRERGSVVVPATVDDGPVGVAVTTGGTSPAVSRHLRRELESTVAGAGVVATVVGDLRGTLKARSIDPERRREAVRAVAASDAVWTVARESGDERRVREVADRVVAEALDG, encoded by the coding sequence GTGATCCCGCTCGTCCACGACTTCGAGGGCGAAGTGGTGCTGATCTTCGGCGGCGGACCCGTCGGCGCGCGGAAGGCGCGGCGCTTCGCCGAGGAGGCACGGGTCGTCGTCGTCAGCCCGACCTTCGCCGACGAGGCCTTCGGCGGGAGCGAGTTCGTCCGCGCCGCGCCCGACCCGGCGGACGTGCCGGCGTGGATCGAGGCCGCCGACCCCGCACTCGTCGTCGCGGCCACCGACGACGACGTCCTCAATGCCGCGGTCGGGCGGGCGGCGAGCGAGGCGGGCATCCTCGTCAACCGCGCGGACCGGAGCGGCGGCCGGGAGCGGGGGAGCGTCGTCGTCCCCGCAACCGTCGACGATGGTCCGGTCGGCGTCGCCGTCACGACCGGCGGGACGAGCCCCGCGGTGAGCCGGCACCTGCGCCGGGAACTGGAGTCGACGGTCGCGGGCGCGGGAGTGGTGGCGACGGTCGTCGGCGACCTCCGAGGGACGCTCAAAGCGCGGTCGATCGATCCCGAGCGCCGCCGCGAGGCCGTCCGCGCCGTCGCTGCGTCCGACGCCGTGTGGACCGTCGCGCGGGAGAGCGGCGACGAACGGCGGGTCCGCGAAGTCGCCGATCGGGTGGTCGCCGAGGCGCTGGACGGCTGA
- a CDS encoding DUF7554 family protein encodes MNRASLDVESLLKLVLVLVVVWLVLRIAGEVFDLFFGLLGFLPDLIGLVVVVLIVLWLLDRI; translated from the coding sequence ATGAACCGCGCCTCCCTCGACGTGGAGTCACTGTTGAAACTCGTCCTCGTCCTCGTGGTCGTCTGGCTCGTTCTCAGAATCGCGGGTGAGGTATTCGACCTCTTTTTCGGCCTGCTGGGTTTCCTCCCGGACCTCATCGGCCTCGTCGTCGTCGTCCTGATCGTCCTCTGGTTGCTCGACCGCATCTGA
- a CDS encoding anthranilate phosphoribosyltransferase, which yields MTEVVGSGTKSAEDMTRAQAGDAMRRILDGDPDPTTLGAFWLANRWKHNTPEELAAFVDEMCDRVEYAEPDADPVDCGANYDGKGRTAILGVAAGVVAAAAGTPVVAHSGDRVPTQKQDAYKHVLDELGVATELSPRDSADMVDDVGFGFYYQPAFNPAVDALFDRRDRMGVRTFVNTVETLANPAGASVHLGSFYHLAFAKKVVETFDRCEFHGLDRVVMFQGMEGYDDIRPGYTKVADWSASGEFDDYEIETAAYGMDFEEDDLEVSDVAGDSARLTREVVAGDRTDHWRDAVALNAAFRIYAGGDAASLESGLDAARDAIDDGSAAAVLDDLRAF from the coding sequence ATGACCGAGGTGGTCGGCTCCGGGACGAAATCCGCAGAGGACATGACCCGTGCGCAGGCCGGCGACGCCATGCGTCGCATCCTCGACGGCGACCCCGATCCGACGACGCTCGGGGCGTTCTGGCTCGCCAACCGCTGGAAGCACAACACGCCGGAGGAACTCGCCGCCTTCGTCGACGAGATGTGCGATCGCGTCGAGTACGCCGAACCCGACGCCGACCCCGTCGACTGCGGGGCCAACTACGACGGCAAGGGTCGGACCGCGATCCTCGGCGTCGCCGCTGGCGTCGTCGCGGCCGCCGCGGGTACGCCCGTCGTCGCCCACTCCGGCGACCGGGTCCCCACGCAGAAACAGGACGCGTACAAACACGTCCTCGACGAACTCGGCGTGGCGACCGAACTCTCGCCCCGCGACTCCGCGGACATGGTCGACGACGTCGGCTTCGGCTTCTACTACCAGCCGGCGTTCAACCCCGCCGTCGACGCCCTGTTCGACCGACGCGACCGGATGGGCGTCCGCACGTTCGTCAACACGGTCGAGACGCTCGCCAACCCCGCCGGCGCGAGCGTCCACCTCGGCTCCTTCTACCACCTCGCCTTCGCGAAGAAGGTGGTCGAGACGTTCGACCGGTGCGAGTTCCACGGTCTGGATCGCGTCGTCATGTTCCAGGGGATGGAGGGGTACGACGACATCCGGCCCGGCTACACCAAGGTGGCCGACTGGTCGGCCTCGGGCGAGTTCGACGACTACGAGATAGAGACCGCGGCCTACGGCATGGATTTCGAGGAGGACGACCTCGAAGTCTCCGACGTTGCCGGGGACAGCGCCCGCCTCACCCGCGAGGTGGTCGCGGGCGACCGCACGGACCACTGGCGCGACGCCGTCGCCCTCAACGCCGCGTTCCGGATCTACGCCGGCGGCGACGCCGCCTCCCTGGAGTCGGGCCTCGACGCCGCCCGCGACGCCATCGACGACGGGTCGGCCGCGGCCGTCCTCGACGACCTCCGGGCGTTCTGA